A genomic segment from Nicotiana sylvestris chromosome 1, ASM39365v2, whole genome shotgun sequence encodes:
- the LOC104213179 gene encoding probable serine/threonine-protein kinase WNK9, whose amino-acid sequence MNGVIDFESDDSDFVEVDPTGRYGRYNEILGKGASKTVYKAFDEYEGIEVAWNQVKLYDFMQSPEDLERLYCEIHLLKTLKHKNIMKFYTSWVDVSNRNINFVTEMFTSGTLRQYRLKHKRVNIRAVKRWCRQILRGLHYLHSHDPPVIHRDLKCDNIFINGNQGEVKIGDLGLAAILRKSHAERCVGTPEFMAPEVYAEEYNELVDIYSFGMCILEMVTFDYPYSECTHPAQIYKKVTSGKKPDALYKVEDPEVRRFVEKCLATVSHRLSARELLDDPFLQIDDYVSDSETLNYLQESDELDPTLGQRLLSICDTNNSLVNGYLGYEPETDSYYQQLEYEANEIDLFTDPEDDDMENVDISIKGRRREDDGIFLRLRIADKEGRVRNIYFPFDVENDTALSVATEMVAELDITDQDVTKIADMIDGEIASLVPEWKKGFGIEESLNHTNRGCHNCASNGSLVNYLSSDGPRNLQVLHCSKHGCGAMHGRFEEIMYHLDRSEQCITDSAPKGTWESDGVHYTDIWAQHDKTKSRARGSVDCHTDVKDKLVDESIDGGEEKLTSVDKDDKSHVRLQDSPSSKSSGARTPVEDYENEIRRELRWLKAKYQMQLRGLKDQRLGVESKYSRQRSSNKIPRKDKVSSGSTPSIEKDELLLRSFNSGKHFSSYLPIEIENECSNSKVRRYPLAYGSCSPEHMATAQSFYTGALLPHSLHRATSLPVDAIDF is encoded by the exons ATGAATGGTGTCATTGACTTTGAATCAGATGATTCTGACTTTGTTGAAGTTGATCCTACTGGAAGATATGGAAGG TACAATGAAATTCTTGGTAAAGGGGCTTCAAAGACAGT TTATAAGGCTTTTGATGAGTATGAAGGGATTGAAGTAGCATGGAATCAGGTGAAGCTTTATGACTTTATGCAAAGTCCAGAAGATCTTGAGAGGCTGTATTGTGAAATTCATTTGCTCAAGACACTCAAGCATAAAAACATCATGAAATTTTACACTTCTTGGGTTGATGTTTCCAATAGAAACATTAACTTTGTCACTGAGATGTTCACCTCTGGCACTCTCAGACA GTACAGGCTAAAACACAAGAGGGTTAACATTAGAGCAGTAAAGCGTTGGTGTCGACAGATTTTGAGAGGGCTTCATTACCTGCATAGCCACGACCCTCCTGTTATACACAGAGACCTCAAGTGTGATAACATTTTCATCAACGGAAACCAAGGGGAAGTCAAAATTGGTGATCTTGGCCTTGCCGCCATCCTGCGCAAGTCCCATGCCGAACGTTGTGTAG GAACACCAGAGTTCATGGCTCCGGAGGTTTATGCGGAGGAGTACAATGAATTAGTGGACATTTATTCATTTGGAATGTGTATTTTAGAGATGGTGACCTTTGATTATCCATATAGTGAGTGCACTCACCCTGCTCAGATCTACAAAAAAGTGACTTCT GGAAAAAAGCCAGATgccctttacaaagtggaggATCCTGAGGTTCGACGTTTTGTTGAGAAATGCTTGGCAACGGTATCTCACAGACTATCTGCAAGGGAGCTTCTTGATGACCCTTTTCTCCAAATTGATGATTACGTATCAGACTCAGAGACACTAAATTACTTGCAAGAGTCTGACGAATTAGACCCTACATTAGGACAGCGTCTCTTGAGCATATGTGATACTAACAACTCTCTAGTAAATGGTTATCTTGGATATGAACCAGAGACTGATTCATACTATCAACAACTTGAGTATGAGGCAAATGAAATTGATCTATTCACAGATCCcgaagatgatgacatggaaaATGTTGATATCAGCATTAAGGGACGGAGAAGAGAAGATGATGGCATCTTTTTACGACTCAGGATTGCGGACAAAGAAG GTCGTGTACGCAACATTTATTTTCCCTTTGATGTTGAGAATGACACAGCACTAAGTGTTGCTACTGAAATGGTGGCCGAGTTAGATATTACAGACCAAGACGTTACCAAGATAGCAGACATGATAGATGGAGAAATTGCTTCCTTAGTACCTGAGTGGAAGAAGGGGTTTGGGATAGAGGAAAGCCTCAACCACACGAACCGTGGCTGTCACAACTGtgcttctaatggttctcttgtGAACTACCTATCGTCTGATGGTCCTAGGAACTTGCAAGTGCTCCATTGTTCCAAGCATGGATGTGGTGCTATGCATGGCCGTTTTGAGGAGATAATGTACCATTTGGATCGCTCTGAACAATGTATCACTGACTCCGCTCCTAAGGGAACATGGGAATCTGATGGTGTACATTATACTGATATTTGGGCACAACATGACAAAACAAAATCACGAGCACGGGGCTCTGTTGACTGTCACACTGATGTTAAAGACAAATTGGTGGATGAATCCATTGATGGTGGTGAGGAGAAACTTACGAGTGTTGACAAGGATGACAAGTCTCATGTAAGACTACAAGACTCTCCCTCCTCAAAATCTTCAGGAGCTAGAACTCCAGTAGAAGATTATGAGAATGAGATAAGGCGAGAGTTGAGGTGGCTCAAGGCAAAGTACCAAATGCAATTGAGGGGCCTAAAAGATCAGCGGTTAGGAGTTGAATCAAAATATTCTCGTCAAAGGTCCAGCAACAAAATCCCAAGAAAGGATAAGGTATCGTCAGGTTCAACTCCATCTATAGAGAAGGATGAGCTTCTACTAAGATCATTTAACTCAGGCAAGCATTTTTCTTCATATTTGCCCATAGAAATCGAGAACGAATGTTCTAATTCTAAGGTTAGGAGATATCCACTTGCTTACGGTTCCTGCAGTCCAGAGCACATGGCCACTGCCCAGAGTTTCTATACAGGAGCATTGCTCCCCCACTCACTTCACAGGGCCACTTCACTTCCAGTTGATGCCATAGATTTCTAA